A window of the Juglans microcarpa x Juglans regia isolate MS1-56 chromosome 5D, Jm3101_v1.0, whole genome shotgun sequence genome harbors these coding sequences:
- the LOC121265329 gene encoding patellin-6-like, giving the protein METSSPISIQNTPLQDLPEASPKPYKKSFVTTLMEAATLRSSSFKEDTYFISNLKSSEKKALQEFKDKLLASDASDASMWGIPLLGGDEKADVVLLKFLRARDFRVSDALSMLLKCLSWRREFGADSVVEEELGFKELEGVVAYMHGYDREGHPVCYNAYGVFRDKDMYERIFGDDEKLQKFLRWRVQVLERGINLLHFKPGGVNSIIQVTDLKDMPKRELRVASNHILSLFQDNYPEMVARKVFINVPWYFSVLYSMFSPFLTQRTKSKFVISKEGNVAETLYKFIRPEDVPVQYGGLSRPSDLQNGPPKPASEFHVKGGEKVNIQIEGIEAGATITWDIVVGGWELEYSAEFVPSAEGSYIIAVAKPRKISASEEAVHNSFTSSEAGKMVFSVDNTASRRKKVAAYRYIVRKSTAIVPSSYAN; this is encoded by the exons ATGGAAACCTCATCACCCATCTCCATCCAAAATACCCCACTACAAGACCTCCCAGAGGCATCCCCTAAACCCTACAAAAAGAGCTTCGTAACCACACTCATGGAGGCCGCCACGCTTCGCTCTTCTTCCTTCAAAGAGGACACCTACTTCATTTCCAACCTCAAGTCCTCTGAAAAGAAAGCTCTGCAAGAGTTCAAGGACAAGCTCTTGGCTTCTGATGCTTCGGACGCTTCAATGTGGGGCATTCCTCTGTTGGGAGGTGACGAGAAGGCAGATGTGGTTCTCTTGAAGTTTCTGCGAGCAAGAGACTTCAGGGTCTCGGACGCGCTCAGCATGTTGCTGAAGTGCTTGTCATGGAGGAGAGAATTTGGAGCGGATAGTGTGGTAGAGGAGGAGCTGGGATTCAAGGAGCTTGAGGGTGTGGTGGCCTATATGCATGGTTACGACCGGGAGGGACACCCTGTTTGTTACAATGCTTACGGGGTTTTCAGAGACAAGGATATGTACGAGAGGATCTTTGGTGACGACGAGAAACTCCAGAAGTTTTTGAGGTGGAGGGTTCAGGTGCTTGAGAGAGGGATCAACCTTCTGCATTTTAAGCCCGGTGGGGTTAACTCTATCATCCAAGTCACTGATCTCAAGGACATGCCCAAGAGAGAGCTCAGGGTCGCTTCTAATCACATCCTCTCTTTGTTTCAGGACAACTATCCCGAGATGGTCGCTCGCAAG GTTTTTATCAATGTTCCATGGTACTTCAGCGTCTTGTATTCGATGTTCAGCCCATTTCTAACTCAGCGAACAAAAAGCAAGTTCGTAATCTCTAAGGAAGGGAATGTGGCCGAGACACTCTACAA GTTTATTAGGCCTGAGGATGTTCCTGTTCAGTATGGTGGATTGAGTCGACCCAGTGATTTGCAGAACGGTCCCCCAAAACCAGCCTCCGAGTTCCACGTCAAAGGCGGAGAGAAAGTGAATATCCAGATCGAGGGAATAGAG GCGGGTGCAACGATAACATGGGACATTGTGGTGGGTGGGTGGGAGTTGGAGTACAGTGCAGAGTTCGTACCGAGTGCAGAAGGAAGCTACATTATTGCCGTGGCGAAGCCAAGGAAGATTTCAGCCTCGGAAGAAGCAGTTCACAACTCGTTCACATCGAGTGAAGCAGGCAAAATGGTGTTCTCGGTAGATAACACTGCTTCCAGAAGGAAAAAAGTTGCTGCTTATCGGTACATTGTGCGCAAATCCACTGCTATAGTACCATCATCCTAtgctaattaa